A segment of the Ipomoea triloba cultivar NCNSP0323 chromosome 1, ASM357664v1 genome:
ttaaataaaaaaaaataacaaaacttaCCATACAGTGAGGGTGGAAATGTTGAGGGATGGGCCAGGCATGATGGCTGTGACAAAAACTGCAACAGAAATCTTTTCTGGGAAGATTTCCATTGCTTTAGAAATGGCGAGACCACCGAGACTGTGAGCCACGAGAATGAGTCTCTGAGTGGGAGGAAGAGCAGCCATGAAGAGCATCAATGGCCTGAAATAATCAGATTGGTGTGGGATTTGCAGCGCTTGCAGAGGGTTGATCCCAGAGGCACCCAAATCGAGAGGCGTGACGTTGTGACCTGAAGATCTAAGCATCGCGACAACCTTGTACCAGGACCAGGCTCCATGACAGGCACCGTGAACTAGGACAAAGTGTTTCTCCTCGGACTTATTAGGCTGGAGTTGATCATCAGTTGGCGACGCTGCAGCTGTTTCTGCAGATTGGAGAAAGAAGAGCAGAAGACTAATACCCAGCATCATCAAATTGTCTAAGTTCTTCATTGTTAAGATCTTTTTTGACAGCAAATTCTCAGAATCCTTTGACTCCACAGAGGATTGGAGATTTGAGCAGGCAGCAAGCAGGCTACAGAGTAAAATGTAAAATTCATTCGTTGACTAATTGCAATATTTAATCGCATGTTATTAGTTCTTTGATTTCCTCTGACCAACAAATGTAAAGATAAGTTTGTTCATAAATTATTAACAATTTTCAAACTTCCAATCTTGATGGGACAAATGGGCATCTGATCATGTAGCATTACAACAAATCATCTTCTCATGTAAACTTTATACAGTTTCATCAAATCCATGATACATAATGTTGACTCCGAGATAAAAACTAATagattgaattaaataaaatgt
Coding sequences within it:
- the LOC116026135 gene encoding probable esterase PIR7A, whose protein sequence is MKNLDNLMMLGISLLLFFLQSAETAAASPTDDQLQPNKSEEKHFVLVHGACHGAWSWYKVVAMLRSSGHNVTPLDLGASGINPLQALQIPHQSDYFRPLMLFMAALPPTQRLILVAHSLGGLAISKAMEIFPEKISVAVFVTAIMPGPSLNISTLTLFRRQGPLLDSRYSYDNGPNNPPTTLILGPKYIAEYMYQLSPVEDLALATTLLRPIYLYTEEDMSKEVILSQKRYGCVDRVYIKAGEDKSGNKDVEQWMIQKNPPNEVIDIAGCDHMVMMSRPLQLFLHLLSIAHTYH